The following are encoded together in the Opitutales bacterium genome:
- a CDS encoding histidinol-phosphate aminotransferase family protein, whose translation MDMLSRRGFLRRFTLALGGGGLASGLWSQTLMDPSGPRPDFRHPEGRHINLAGNENPFGPSPAAGVAIASNVGNSVRYPWREEVVLTEVIASYEGVDPERIVLTNGCDELLAIAGIMARDRGGNLLSSTPTYDWLGEYCEKHGGEVRWIMHRKDDMAHDLDGFKRATDQQTSMIYLCNPDTPSGTMLSKQVLQDYILSIPKDVIVFIDEVYLDLLDDFSQLTLTHLLLERKNLIIGRSFSKLYALAGHRVGYAVTSPSLAKEIQKYKTSSMNYLGVVAAQASLYDVNFRTFSRRKIREGRGRFCGLLDDLGLTYNPSVGNFIFHRTGIPIREYQEITKAAGFVVGRPFEPYDDWCRISVGSDQEMRSFSRFMRYTFA comes from the coding sequence ATGGACATGCTATCTCGACGCGGTTTCTTGAGGCGATTTACCCTCGCGCTCGGGGGCGGTGGTCTGGCCTCAGGTTTATGGAGTCAGACCTTGATGGATCCGAGTGGACCCAGGCCCGACTTTCGTCATCCCGAAGGCCGGCATATCAATCTGGCAGGAAATGAAAACCCCTTCGGTCCCTCACCCGCAGCGGGAGTCGCCATCGCCAGTAATGTGGGGAATAGCGTACGTTATCCCTGGCGTGAGGAAGTTGTGTTGACAGAGGTAATTGCGTCCTACGAGGGCGTCGACCCAGAGCGGATTGTTCTGACTAATGGCTGTGATGAACTCCTTGCTATTGCGGGTATTATGGCCCGCGACCGTGGGGGAAATTTGCTATCCTCTACCCCGACCTATGATTGGCTGGGTGAGTATTGCGAAAAGCATGGAGGGGAAGTGCGCTGGATAATGCATCGAAAAGACGACATGGCGCACGATCTCGATGGCTTTAAAAGAGCGACGGATCAGCAGACATCTATGATCTATCTCTGCAATCCCGATACTCCCTCTGGTACGATGCTGTCTAAGCAAGTGCTTCAGGACTATATCCTGAGTATTCCAAAGGACGTGATTGTCTTTATCGACGAGGTTTATCTCGATCTTCTGGATGACTTTTCGCAACTCACATTGACTCATCTTCTGCTGGAGCGGAAAAACCTGATAATCGGTCGCTCATTCTCCAAACTCTATGCATTAGCGGGGCATCGTGTCGGCTATGCAGTGACTTCGCCCAGCCTGGCTAAAGAGATCCAGAAATACAAAACGTCGTCGATGAACTACCTTGGTGTCGTTGCGGCACAAGCTAGCCTCTATGATGTAAACTTCCGAACATTTAGCCGGCGTAAAATCCGGGAGGGGCGCGGGCGTTTTTGCGGACTGCTGGATGACCTCGGTCTCACCTATAACCCGTCCGTGGGTAATTTCATTTTCCATCGCACAGGTATACCGATCAGGGAATATCAAGAGATTACCAAAGCAGCAGGATTCGTTGTTGGAAGACCGTTTGAGCCTTATGATGACTGGTGTCGAATCTCAGTCGGAAGCGATCAAGAGATGCGATCCTTCAGCCGCTTCATGCGATACACTTTTGCTTAG